A stretch of Gymnodinialimonas phycosphaerae DNA encodes these proteins:
- the crtC gene encoding carotenoid 1,2-hydratase, whose amino-acid sequence MSDDGDQAISIIGFIGSVFSPWYRWSGRENPANHCCLNVATYGRGGRWTMTDRGEEALGLSRDALQIGPSAMVWKGDRLEVQINEVSTPHAQRVKGTVTIHPSAVTDREMLLSDDGAHVWRPFAPTARIEVALNRPGWTWSGHGYFDANFGTRALEADFNYWTWGRFPLRDGSACFYDLDRRDGTSLAAGVGFAADGTPHAIPLPPKQRLKRPLWMVRRDTRSDADFRPHQVKPMLDAPFYNRSAIRTKINGEETTGVYEALDLDRFRGPWLMPMLAVRVPRRKGWPRS is encoded by the coding sequence ATCAGCGACGATGGCGACCAAGCCATCTCCATCATCGGCTTCATAGGATCGGTCTTCTCCCCTTGGTATCGCTGGAGCGGGCGTGAGAACCCTGCAAACCACTGCTGCTTGAACGTGGCGACCTATGGGCGCGGTGGAAGGTGGACGATGACGGACCGGGGGGAAGAAGCGTTGGGCCTGTCGCGCGATGCGCTTCAGATCGGGCCAAGCGCCATGGTCTGGAAGGGTGACCGCCTTGAGGTGCAGATCAACGAAGTCAGCACGCCCCACGCCCAGCGGGTGAAGGGAACGGTGACGATCCACCCCAGTGCCGTGACAGACCGCGAGATGCTGTTGAGCGATGACGGGGCACATGTTTGGCGCCCGTTCGCCCCGACGGCCCGAATCGAAGTGGCGCTGAACCGCCCCGGCTGGACGTGGTCCGGCCATGGCTATTTCGACGCGAATTTCGGGACACGGGCGTTGGAGGCGGATTTCAACTATTGGACGTGGGGGCGGTTCCCTTTGCGGGACGGGTCCGCCTGTTTCTATGATCTGGACCGGCGCGATGGGACCAGCCTTGCAGCCGGTGTCGGATTCGCTGCCGATGGAACACCCCATGCGATCCCCCTGCCCCCAAAACAGAGACTAAAGCGCCCACTTTGGATGGTAAGGCGCGATACGCGGTCAGACGCGGACTTCAGGCCACACCAGGTGAAACCGATGCTGGATGCGCCGTTCTACAACCGCTCGGCCATTCGGACGAAGATCAATGGCGAAGAGACGACAGGCGTCTATGAAGCGCTGGATCTTGACCGGTTTCGCGGGCCCTGGCTGATGCCGATGCTTGCGGTTCGCGTGCCCCGTCGCAAGGGTTGGCCCCGCTCGTAA
- the hslV gene encoding ATP-dependent protease subunit HslV, translating to MAKDEFPGWHGTTIIGVRKGGKVVVAGDGQVSLGQTVIKGSARKVRRLSPGGYDVVCGFAGSTADAFTLLERLETKLEATPGQLQRASVELAKDWRTDKYLQKLEAMLIVTDGAELYIITGAGDVLEPEHGIAAIGSGGNYALAAARGMLDSDKDAEAIARDAMAIASDICVYTNGNLTVETIDAKGSA from the coding sequence ATGGCGAAAGATGAATTCCCCGGTTGGCACGGCACGACGATCATTGGTGTCCGCAAGGGCGGCAAGGTCGTGGTGGCCGGTGACGGACAGGTCAGCCTTGGGCAGACCGTGATCAAGGGCAGCGCCCGAAAAGTGCGGCGTTTGTCACCCGGCGGCTACGACGTGGTCTGCGGTTTCGCAGGCTCCACCGCCGATGCCTTCACCCTACTGGAACGCCTGGAGACCAAGCTGGAAGCAACGCCAGGGCAATTGCAGCGCGCGTCGGTTGAGCTGGCCAAGGACTGGCGCACGGACAAATACCTGCAAAAGCTGGAGGCGATGCTGATCGTCACCGATGGCGCCGAGCTTTACATCATCACCGGCGCCGGTGACGTGCTGGAGCCGGAACACGGCATTGCGGCGATTGGATCCGGTGGAAACTACGCGCTCGCCGCCGCCCGCGGGATGCTGGATAGCGACAAGGACGCCGAGGCGATTGCCCGCGATGCCATGGCGATTGCCTCGGATATTTGCGTCTACACCAATGGCAACCTCACCGTTGAAACGATCGATGCAAAAGGCAGCGCATGA